One Archangium violaceum genomic window, CCGGGCCCTCCTTTTGTGTTTCCAGTGATGTTTCCAGTGATGTTTCCGGCGTGGCTCATCACCTGGATTGTCGTCCGGGCGGCGGCCAGGTTGCCTGGGGCCCCCCTGATTACTCCTCTTCCCGCTCCACCTTCACTGGAGATGTCATCCCATTCGCATCCAGTGTGACGCTGAAGACGGACACCTGGCCATCTCCATCCAGGTCACCCCGCGCGTAGCAGGTGACCTCCGCCTCGCCCAGGGGCGTCTCCTGCACCACCACCTGATACTGGTAGCGGACGCGCTCGCCGGGCTCGAAGCCGATGTGCTTCAGGTTCTCGTCCGGCACGAAGGGCACCGCCTTGCCGCCTCGCGGCACCTCCTTCGGTACCGGGCCCGCGGTGGGGAAGACGCCGTGCTCGTCCCGGTAGGACTGCACGTCGCTACAGAGGCGGAGCACGTTGACGCGCGCCTCGTTGGAGAGGGCCTGGTCCCGCGGGGGATACTGGCGGCTGATGAAGTAGAAGACGCCGCCGGCCACCGCCATGAGACACGGGACGGCGAGCACCGCCACCACCAGCGCCACCTTCTTCCAGGGGGCCATGCGCGGCTTGTCGGAAACGGGATTCTCCACGATGGACCCACCTCCTCGTTACCGGGTGCCGGCCCAGTCGCGCGGATTGCGGAGCACCTCCACCAGCTTCGCCTCCTCGGAACCGGCAGCGGGGTGGTAGTCGTAGCGCCAGCGCACCTGCGGCGGCAGGGACATGAGGATGGACTCGGTGCGCCCCTTCGTCTCCAACCCGAAGGTGGTGCCCCGGTCCCATACGAGGTTGAACTCCACGTAGCGCCCGCGCCGCACCTCCTGCCAGAAGCGCTGCGCCTCCGTGAAGGGCGTGTCCTTGCGCCGCTCGGCGATGGGCAGGTACGCGGGGAGGAAGGCCCGGCCGGCATCGCGCACGAGGGCGAACTCGCGCTCCAGGTCACCTCCCATGTTCTCGAAGAAGATGCCTCCCACGCCGCGCGACTCCTCGCGGTGACGCAGGTAGAAGTACTTGTCGCACGCGTCCTTGAAGCGCGGGTAGTACGCCGGGTCGTGCCGGTCGCAGGCCTCCTTGTGCATGCGGTGGAAGTGCACCGCGTCCTCCTCATAGAGGTAGTACGGCGTCAGGTCCGCGCCACCGCCGAACCAGGCCTTCCCGCCCTGGTGGATGAAGCGATAGTTGGCGTGCACGGTGGGCACGTGCGGATTGCGCGGGTGGAGCACCAGCGAGATACCCCCGGCCCAGAAGGTGCGCCCCTCCCCCTGCAGCTTCTTCGCGAAGGACTCCTCCAGCTCGCCGAACACCACCGAGGTGCTCACGCCGCCCTTCTCCAGCACGGCCCCGTCCTCCAACACGCGGCTGCGCCCACCCCCGCCTCCCGGACGCTGCCAGGGATCCTCTCGAAACCGGGCCTTCCCATCGAGCCGCTCCAGCGCGCCGCAGATGTCGTCCTGCAGCGCATGGATGAACTCGACCATCCGTTCCTTCAGCTTCTCCACATCCACCGTCATGGATTCTCCTGGGTCGCCACGGGCGCCTCGAATTGCAGGGGAGACACCGCGGGCGCTGTATTACCCGCCGCGTCGAAGACCTCCAACTTCGCGCGATAGCTCCGCCCTTCCTCCAGGGCGAAGGCCCCCCCACAGGCCGAGTGCCCCACGAGCGCCACGCCGTCGTGCAGCGGGGTGACGTAGTGCTGGGGCGCCACGTCCTCGCGACGGCGCCAGAGCGTCACCACCACGTAGGCGGGGCTGTCCTCGCGCAGGGACATGCGCAGCTTGACGAAGCGCTCGGTGCCGTCGCGGGTGCGGCGGAAGAGGCCCTCGCTGACGGCGGGCTGCTTGAGCCAGCGCGGACGCGCCACGTCCTGGCCCCGGCCGCTGTGCCACTCGGGCTGCGAGGCACCTCCTCCATTGAGCACCTTCGCCCCGGGCAGCACGTCATCCAGGCGCAACGTATAGACGCGGCCCGGCTTGAGCGGGCTCGAGGGCCGCAGGACGACCGTGGTGCGCCCGAGGGAGCTCGTCCAGCCCCGCTGGATGCGCACCTCCACCTCATGGCCCTCCGTCTGGAGCCGCAGGATGCGGCCCGGCAGGTCGGCCACCCGCGCTCTAAAGGAGCCGAGGCCCTCGAGCAGGAAGCGCGTATTGGTGGGTACCACCGCGCCGGGCATGGGGAACACCTGCACTCCCTCCTCGGGGCAGGCGGCACGTACGGGGGCGGGCAGGACGAGCAGGGCGAGGAGCAGGACGACGGTTCGCACGAGACCACCGAGTCTGCGCCGGCCCGGTGCCGGAGGCCAGCATCCGGATGGTGTTGTCCCCCCGGCAACATCCGGACTCCGACGCGGCCCGCCATGTGGCCAGCGGAGGTGTTACCGAGTCTTGGCTTGGCCGCCCGTTGGACAGCCCGCAATGTGCGCCCATGTCCCGTCAGCGCCTGTCCCTGCTATTGCTCGCCTCGCTCGCCACCGCGTGTGGTGGCCCCGCCGAGGAGCCCACCTCCGAATCCGAGCTCGCCACGCGCGAGGACGCCGTCACCATCCCCGCCCGGGGAAGCGCCTCCACGCTCGACTTCGGCAACTGGAACATCGAGTGGTTCGGCTCCACCTCCAACGGCCCCACCAACGAGTCCCTGCAGCTCTCCAACGCTCGCGACGTCATCAAGGGCGCCGACCTGGACATCTGGGGCCTGGAGGAGGTGGTGAGCACCACCAGCTTCAACAACCTCAAGTCGCAGCTCACCGGCTACGCGGGCTTCCTCGCCAACGACGCCACCGTGACGAACGGCAGCGCGTATTACAGCTCCAGCGAGCAGAAGGTGGGCATCCTCTACAAGACGAGCGTCGCCTCGTTGGTGAGCGCCCGCGTCATCCTCACCTCGTATGACAGCGACTTCGCCGGCCGGCCCCCGCTCGAGGCGAAGCTGCGGGTGAGCCTCAACGGCCACACCGAGGACATCGTCGTCATCGTCTGGCACGCCAAGGCCTATGACGACTCCACGAGCTGGCAGCGCCGCTACAACGCCTCGCGGGCCCTCAAGAGCTACCTGGACAGCACGTACCCGGCCACCAAGGTGATGGTGTTCGGCGACTGGAACGACGACGTGGACACCTCCATCACCTCCGGCAAGGCGTCCCCGTACAAGAACTTCGTGGACGACCCGGCCGACTACTCCTTCCCCACCAAGGCCCTGTCCGACGCGCGCATCGCCACCACCGCCAGCTACCCGGACGCCATCGACCACCAGCTCGTCACCAACGAGCTGAAGGCGTCCTACGTCTCGGGCTCCGTACAGGCGTACCGGGTGGACTCGTACATCTCCAACTACAGCAACACCACCAGCGACCACTTCCCCGTGCTCTCCCGCTACAACTGGTAGCCGGAGCCGGTCGTGTCCGAGGCCTCCCGCCCGTGCTCCTGACGGGCGGGAACGGCTTCAGTGCATGGGACGGCCGTCGTCGGAGAGGACGATGGGTCCGAAGCGCTCCTCGTACCGGGCGACGCCGTCCTGGAGGACCGCCATCAGGCGCTTGAGGTGCTTGGGGTTGAGGATGACGCGCGAGCGCACCTTCGCACGCGGCTGGTGCGGCTGGACGTAGATGAAGTCCAGGGTGAACTCCGTCTCCGTGTGGTTGACGAGCGCCATGTTCACGTACTGGCCGTTGGCCACGTCATCATCGATTTGAATCTGCAAGGGGACATCGGGGGGCTTGGGAGGAGTATCCGACATGGGAGGGGGGCATACCGCCAGACGCCCGCCGTGACTAGACTGAGGGACGGTGCGAGCACAGCGGATGGATCCGGAGAAGACGGCGCCGTTCGAACTGGGGCGGGGAGACGATGCCTGCCTCCTGCTGCACGGCTTCACCGGGAGCCCCTGGGACGTGCGCCCCCTGGGCGAGGCCCTGGCGGCGCGAGGCCTCTACGTCCGGGCCATCCAGCTCCCGGGCCATGGCTCCACCCCCGAGGCCCTGCTGAACGTGGACCACCGGGACTGGACGCGGGCCGCGGCCCAGGCCCTGCTCTCCCTGCGTGACTACCGGCGGACCTTCGTGGCGGGATTGTCCATGGGGGCCCTGCTGGCGTTGCGGCTCGCCGCGGACTACCCCGAGCGGGTGCACGGGCTGGCGCTCGTCGCTCCCGCCGTGCGCTTCAAGGGGCCCCACATGTGGCTGCTCAAGCGCCTGCGGCACTACGGGCTGCTGGAGCGGGTGAAGCCGTGGGTGCTCAAGTCGGGCACGGACCTCTCCGACCCGGAGGTGCTGGCGGAGGCGCCCATCCTCCCGGCCTTCCCCTCGGCGCGGCTGCAGGACATGTGGGAATTGCAGGACGCGGCGATGAGCGCCCTGCACCGGGTGCGCAGCCCCACGCTCGTCGCGGTGGCCGAGCAGGACCATGTGGTGGACCCCGAGGGAGGCCAGGTACTGGCACGCGGCCTCACCGCCTCGCCCCAGGTGCGCTTCATCTCGCTGACGACCGGCTTCCACATCATCCCGCGCGACAAGGGCGGGCCGCTGCTCGCCTCCGAGGTGGGAAGCTTCTTCGACCGGATACGCGGGGTGGTCGCCCCGTCCGGCGACCCGAAGCTCAGCCCTCCGCGTCCAGCGGCAGGGTGACCGTGAAGGTGGAGCCCTCCCCGAGCCGGCTCTCCACCGAGATGGTCCCGCCGTGGACCTGGACGATCTCCCGCGCGATGTAGAGCCCCAACCCCAGGCCACTGGCCTCGTTGGCGCTGATGGCCCGCTCGAAGCGCTCGAATATACGGGCGCGGTCCTCCTCCCGAATCCCGCCCCCCTGGTCCTTCACCGACAGCCGGGCCCGCTCCCCATCGGATGACACCTCGACATGGACCGGCCTGCCCGCGCCGTACTTGAGCGCGTTGGACAGGAGGTTGATCACCACCTGCTCCAGCCGGCCCCGGTCCCACAAGCCCTTCACCTGAGAACCCGGGGCGATGTCGAGCCGCATGCCCGCGCGCGCGAACTCCCCCGACATGCGGTCCACCACGTCCGCCACGAGCTCCCACAGCTCCACGTTCTCCAGGTGGAGCGTCAGCTTGTGGGCATGGATGCGGGAGACGTCGAGCAGGTCGGACACCAGCCGCGACAGACGGCGCAGCTGCCGGTCCGTGCTGTCGATGACCCCCATCATCTTCTGGGGCGAGAAGGACGACAGGTCTCCCCGTCCCAGGGTGCGCGTCAGGGACTGGATGTGCAGCTTGAGAGACGTGAGTGGCGTGTTGAGCTCGTGGCTGGCCACGGAGAGGAAATCGTCGCGGGCCTGAACGGCTCGCTCCAGCTTGCGCTCGGCGGAGCGGAAACGCTGGAGCTGTTGGATCATCCACTCCACGCGCTGCTCGGTGGAGCCCTGGCCCAGCACCATGGCGGGCGACTCGTAATAGAGATTGGGGCACACCTGATGGCCGAGAATGGCGACAGGGTGCGTGCGGAGCACGTCGCGGATGATGTCCGCGCTGAAGCGCTTGCGGCTGTACTGGCAGATGGCCGACGCGTGGCTTCCCGGGAAGAAGTTGCTCAGGAGCGCCTCGTATTCGATGAGCCGGTCACACCCGCACTCGTGGCCCAGGGCCCACGTCATCTCGCCCGTCACCCTGAAGCCCGTGCGGCCCGCCGCGAGCGCCTGCCGGGCCGTCTGCTCCAGGAAGGAGATCATCGCCGTCGGGTCGAACGCACCAGAGCACAGATAGGCCTCGCGCTTGGTGGCGAAGATCAGCTGGCCCGAGCTCAGATGCGCGTCGACATCCACCCCGCGGGCGATGAAGGCCTGCCGGACTTCATCGAGGCTCCGGTCGTCGATGACGTACAGGCACGCCTCGTTACGAGCCAGCCCCTGGGCCATGTAGGGGACCACCGCGTCCCATTGCTCCGTGGCGTTCTCGTACACCAGGCACAGGTGGTCGCCGGGGCCCATGCGCTGAAGCTCTTGCTGGATGTCCATCTGCGCGCGTCTTCCTCTACTCCTCCGGGCGAAGGAGCAGGTACAAGTAGTTGGGGGACGTCCGAGACAATACAAAAAGCCAGGGCATTCCAGTCCGCAAGGGACGTGACCACACCCAAGAGAGTACGCCTCCCTGCTTGCTCTACTCCTGTCCAGGGGAAGCCCTCATTTCGAGGTCCCTTCTCCCATCCAGGACCGCGAGCACCAGCACACGAGCCGTTCCCACGCGGGAGATGATGCGCCAGGGACGGACGATGAGCTCACGCGCGACTTCCGCCCAATCGACCGCGAAGCGCCTTGCCACGCCTACTTCTCCCGATCGAGCCGCCGCGCACGCGCGCACACCCCGGTCTGGGGTGTCGTCCGGCCGGGCTGGAGCATCAGCGACGCATCCCGAAGGGCCTCATCGGTGGCCACGTCCAGGACGACCGCCTGCGCCTCCCGCAGCAACCATGGAAGGCAGGCTGGCGAGGACCTGTCCTGCACACGGAACGTGCACGGGACGCGTGCATCGATTAGGCACTGCCCCGCATGCCCCCCGCCCAGCCCGTTGTCGAGCTCCACGACGTCTCCAAGTCCTACGCCGAGGGCGATGCCGTTCGAGAGGTGCTCTCCAACGTCCGGCTCACCCTGCACGCGGGCGAGTTCGTCGTGCTGCTCGGCCGCAGCGGCTCGGGGAAGTCCACGCTTCTCAACCTCATCAGTGGCATCGACCTGCCCACGCGAGGCAGGGTCCGCATCGACGGCCGCGAGCTCGTCACCCTGAGCGAGCACGAGCGCACCCTGCTGCGCCGCGAGCGCATCGGCTTCATCTTCCAGGCCTTCAACCTGCTGCCCACCCTCACGGTGGAGGAGAACGTCCGCCTGCCGCTGGAGCTCACCGGGCGCGAGGGCCCCGAGTCGCGCGGACGCGTGCGCGAGCTGCTCGACACGGTGGGCCTGGGCAACCGGGCCACGAGCTTCCCGGATCGGCTCTCCGGTGGTGAGCAGCAACGGGTCGCGGTGGCCCGCGCGCTCGCCCACGCCCCGCCCCTGCTGCTGGCCGACGAGCCCACCGGAAACCTCGATGAGCAGACGGGACGCAAGGTGTTGGACCTGCTCGAGGGCCTCACGCGCAAGGAGAAGGCCTGCGCGCTCATCGTCACCCATGACCCGGGCCTCGTCTCGCGCGCGGACCGCGTGCTGAAGATGGAGGCGGGCCAGCTCGTCGAGCAGGGGGCCCGCGCGTGAAACAGCGCCTCCTTGTCCGCGCCAGCCTGCGCCACCTGGGCAGCCACCCGTGGCTCACCGCCCTGTCCCTGCTCGGCATCGCGCTCGGGGTGGCGGTGGTGGTGTCCATCGACCTGGCCAACGCGAGCGCCATGCGCGCCTTCGAGCGCTCCACGGATACGGTGGCGGGCCGCGCCACCCATCAGCTCGTCGGTGGGCCCGCGGGGCTGCCGGAGTCCGTGTACCGCGACCTGCGCCTGCTCCCCGACGCGCCCGCTTCCGCCCCCGTGGTGGAAGGCTACGTGCGCGCGAGGAGCGGGGATCTGCGCACCCTCACCGTCCTGGGTGTGGACCCGTTCGCCGAAGCCCCCTTCCGCTCCTACGTGCCGCGAGGCGGAGGCACGGTGGACATGGGCACCTTCCTCACCCGGCCCGGCGCCGCCATCCTCACGCGGCGGACGGCCCAGGCGCTCGGGGTGGACGCCGGAGACGCCCTGGCGGTGGGCGTGGAGGGCGTGACGAAGCAGCTCCTCGTGGTGGCGCTGCTCCAGCCCGAGGACGAGGGCAGCGCCCGGGCGATGGAGGGCCTGGTGCTCACCGACATCTCCACCGCGCAGGAGCTGCTCGGCCAGGTGGGGCGCCTCTCGCGCATCGACCTGAAGCTGCCGGGTGGTGAGGCCGGCGAGTCCCAACTGGAGCGCCTGCGCCCGCTGCTGCCCGAGGGCGCCGAGGTGGTGCGGCCCCGGGCGCGCGGCAACGCGGTGGAGCAGATGACCCGGGCGTTCCGCACCAACCTCACCGCGCTGTCGCTGCTGGCGCTCGTGGTGGGCACGTTCCTCATCTACAACACGATGACCTTCTCGGTGGTGCAGCGGCGCGAGCAGCTCGGACGGCTGCGCGCGGTGGGCATCACCCGGCGGGAGCTGTTCGCGCTGGTGCTCGGCGAGGCGGCGGTGCTGGGGATGGTGGGCACGCTGGCGGGGTTGCTCCTGGGCGTGCTCATGGGGCGCGGGCTGGTGGAGCTCGTCACCCGGACGCTCAACGACCTGTACCTCGTGGTGAGCGTGCGGGGCCTCTCGCTGGAGAGCCTCACGCTGATGAAGGGCGTGCTGCTGGGCCTGGGCGCCACGCTCGCCGCCGCGCTGCTGCCCGCGTGGGAGGCCGCGCGCTCGGCTCCCGCGGTGACGCTGCGCCGCTCCACGCTGGAGGACACGTCGCGAGGGAGGGCTCCACGGCTCGCGCTGCTGGGGCTGCTCGTGCTCGCGCTGGGCGTGGGGCTGCTGTCCCTGCCCTCCCCCGAGCTGCTCCCCGCCTACGGTGGCCTCTTCTCGGTGCTGCTGGGCTCGGCGCTGCTGGTGCCCTGGTTGACGGCGCTGCTGGCGGGCGTGGCGGCGGGTCCGCTGGGACGGCCCTTCGGACTGCTGGGGCGCATGGCGGCGCGAGGCGTGACGGCGAGCCTCAGCCGGACCGCCGTGGCCCTCGCGGCGTTGATGGTGGCGGTGGCCACCACGGTGGGCGTGGGACTGATGGTGACGAGCTTCCGCGGCACCGTGGCCGCCTGGCTGGAGTCCTCGCTGCAGGCGGATGTCTACGTGTCCCCGCCCTCGCTCGTCACCCGGCGCGGGGGAGCCACCTTCACGCCAGGGCTCGCCGAGCAGGTGCGCGCCACGCCCGGAGTGGCCAGCAGCAGCACCCTGCGAACGGTGCAGGTGCGCGTGGACGGCGTGCCCACGGACGTGCGCGCGGTGGACTTCGGCGAAACCCCGGTGCGCCCCTACCGCTTCAAGGAGGGCAACCCGGAGCGCGTATGGAAGGAACTGGAGGCACCGGACGCCGTCCTCGTCTCCGAGCCCCTCGCCTTCCACCGCCGCCTGGGCGTGGGCGGCACGGTGGAGCTCGCGACGGACAAGGGCCCCCGTCGCTTCCGCGTGGTGGGCGTGTACTTCGACTATGGCTCCGACACGGGCACGGTGCTGATGTTGCGTGACACGTACCTGCGCCACTTCGATGACCCTCGGGTGAGTGGCGTGGCCCTCTACGCCGCTCCCGGGCAGGACGTGGATGAATTGGTGGCCCGGGTGCGCGAGCGCGCCGGCGACGTGCAGGCGCTCGACATCCGCTCCAACCGCGCGCTGCGCGAGACATCCCTGGAGGTGTTCGACCGCACCTTCACCATCACCCACGTGCTGCGGCTGCTCGCGGTGGGCGTGGCCTTCATCGGTGTGCTGAGCGCGCTCATGGCGCTCCAGCTCGAGCGGGCCCGGGAGCTCGCCGTCCTGCGCGCCACGGGACTCACGCCGCGCCAGCTCTGGGGGCTCGTGTCCCTCCAGACGGGGCTGCTGGGCCTGCTGGCGGGGCTCTTCTCCCTGCCGCTCGGCGTGGCGCTCGCGTACGTGCTGGTGCACGTCATCAACCAGCGCTCCTTCGGGTGGACGCTGCAACTGCTGGTGTCGGGAGACGTGCTCACCCAGGCCCTGGTGCTGGCGCTGTCGGCCGCGGCGCTCGCGGGCCTGTACCCGTCCTGGAAGATGTCGCGCGCCAACCCCGCGATGGCGCTGAGGGAGGAGTAGGGACATGCGCGGACGCGGACTCGTCATCGGCGTGGCGGTGGTGCTCGCGGGCCTCGCGGCCGGAGCGGCCTATGTCACGCGCGAGGCGGCACCTCCCTCGAAGCGAGAGCCAACGCTGAAGGTGGCGGACGCGCTCGGAGACAGGGGCGGCACGGAGGGCTACGAGCGGGCGCTCTCACCCCGGGAGTTCCGCTTCCCCGAGGACCACGGCCCGCACCCGGGCTTCCGCAACGAGTGGTGGTACTGGACGGGCAACCTCTCCACGGCGGACGGGCGGGACTTCGGCTACCAGCTCACCCTCTTCCGCGGCGCGTTGGCCCCCGGTGAGGAGTCGCGTGCGTCCGCCTGGGGCGCGCGGCGGGTGTTCATGGGGCACCTGGCGATCTCCGACATCGGCGGCGGGCGCATCCACGCCTTCGAGCGCTTCAGCCGCGACGCGCTGGGACTGTCGGGCGCGCGGGCCGAGCCCTTCCGGGTGTGGCTGGAGGACTGGAGCGCGGAGGCGGTGGGCGCCGGAGCCCTGCCCATGCGGCTCACCGCGCGAGCCGGGGACGTGGCGCTGTCGCTGGTGCTGGAGGAGGGCAAGCCA contains:
- the hemF gene encoding oxygen-dependent coproporphyrinogen oxidase codes for the protein MTVDVEKLKERMVEFIHALQDDICGALERLDGKARFREDPWQRPGGGGGRSRVLEDGAVLEKGGVSTSVVFGELEESFAKKLQGEGRTFWAGGISLVLHPRNPHVPTVHANYRFIHQGGKAWFGGGADLTPYYLYEEDAVHFHRMHKEACDRHDPAYYPRFKDACDKYFYLRHREESRGVGGIFFENMGGDLEREFALVRDAGRAFLPAYLPIAERRKDTPFTEAQRFWQEVRRGRYVEFNLVWDRGTTFGLETKGRTESILMSLPPQVRWRYDYHPAAGSEEAKLVEVLRNPRDWAGTR
- a CDS encoding endonuclease/exonuclease/phosphatase family protein codes for the protein MSRQRLSLLLLASLATACGGPAEEPTSESELATREDAVTIPARGSASTLDFGNWNIEWFGSTSNGPTNESLQLSNARDVIKGADLDIWGLEEVVSTTSFNNLKSQLTGYAGFLANDATVTNGSAYYSSSEQKVGILYKTSVASLVSARVILTSYDSDFAGRPPLEAKLRVSLNGHTEDIVVIVWHAKAYDDSTSWQRRYNASRALKSYLDSTYPATKVMVFGDWNDDVDTSITSGKASPYKNFVDDPADYSFPTKALSDARIATTASYPDAIDHQLVTNELKASYVSGSVQAYRVDSYISNYSNTTSDHFPVLSRYNW
- a CDS encoding DUF3467 domain-containing protein; the encoded protein is MSDTPPKPPDVPLQIQIDDDVANGQYVNMALVNHTETEFTLDFIYVQPHQPRAKVRSRVILNPKHLKRLMAVLQDGVARYEERFGPIVLSDDGRPMH
- a CDS encoding alpha/beta hydrolase — encoded protein: MDPEKTAPFELGRGDDACLLLHGFTGSPWDVRPLGEALAARGLYVRAIQLPGHGSTPEALLNVDHRDWTRAAAQALLSLRDYRRTFVAGLSMGALLALRLAADYPERVHGLALVAPAVRFKGPHMWLLKRLRHYGLLERVKPWVLKSGTDLSDPEVLAEAPILPAFPSARLQDMWELQDAAMSALHRVRSPTLVAVAEQDHVVDPEGGQVLARGLTASPQVRFISLTTGFHIIPRDKGGPLLASEVGSFFDRIRGVVAPSGDPKLSPPRPAAG
- a CDS encoding MEDS domain-containing protein; protein product: MDIQQELQRMGPGDHLCLVYENATEQWDAVVPYMAQGLARNEACLYVIDDRSLDEVRQAFIARGVDVDAHLSSGQLIFATKREAYLCSGAFDPTAMISFLEQTARQALAAGRTGFRVTGEMTWALGHECGCDRLIEYEALLSNFFPGSHASAICQYSRKRFSADIIRDVLRTHPVAILGHQVCPNLYYESPAMVLGQGSTEQRVEWMIQQLQRFRSAERKLERAVQARDDFLSVASHELNTPLTSLKLHIQSLTRTLGRGDLSSFSPQKMMGVIDSTDRQLRRLSRLVSDLLDVSRIHAHKLTLHLENVELWELVADVVDRMSGEFARAGMRLDIAPGSQVKGLWDRGRLEQVVINLLSNALKYGAGRPVHVEVSSDGERARLSVKDQGGGIREEDRARIFERFERAISANEASGLGLGLYIAREIVQVHGGTISVESRLGEGSTFTVTLPLDAEG
- a CDS encoding ABC transporter ATP-binding protein, with amino-acid sequence MPPAQPVVELHDVSKSYAEGDAVREVLSNVRLTLHAGEFVVLLGRSGSGKSTLLNLISGIDLPTRGRVRIDGRELVTLSEHERTLLRRERIGFIFQAFNLLPTLTVEENVRLPLELTGREGPESRGRVRELLDTVGLGNRATSFPDRLSGGEQQRVAVARALAHAPPLLLADEPTGNLDEQTGRKVLDLLEGLTRKEKACALIVTHDPGLVSRADRVLKMEAGQLVEQGARA
- a CDS encoding ABC transporter permease yields the protein MKQRLLVRASLRHLGSHPWLTALSLLGIALGVAVVVSIDLANASAMRAFERSTDTVAGRATHQLVGGPAGLPESVYRDLRLLPDAPASAPVVEGYVRARSGDLRTLTVLGVDPFAEAPFRSYVPRGGGTVDMGTFLTRPGAAILTRRTAQALGVDAGDALAVGVEGVTKQLLVVALLQPEDEGSARAMEGLVLTDISTAQELLGQVGRLSRIDLKLPGGEAGESQLERLRPLLPEGAEVVRPRARGNAVEQMTRAFRTNLTALSLLALVVGTFLIYNTMTFSVVQRREQLGRLRAVGITRRELFALVLGEAAVLGMVGTLAGLLLGVLMGRGLVELVTRTLNDLYLVVSVRGLSLESLTLMKGVLLGLGATLAAALLPAWEAARSAPAVTLRRSTLEDTSRGRAPRLALLGLLVLALGVGLLSLPSPELLPAYGGLFSVLLGSALLVPWLTALLAGVAAGPLGRPFGLLGRMAARGVTASLSRTAVALAALMVAVATTVGVGLMVTSFRGTVAAWLESSLQADVYVSPPSLVTRRGGATFTPGLAEQVRATPGVASSSTLRTVQVRVDGVPTDVRAVDFGETPVRPYRFKEGNPERVWKELEAPDAVLVSEPLAFHRRLGVGGTVELATDKGPRRFRVVGVYFDYGSDTGTVLMLRDTYLRHFDDPRVSGVALYAAPGQDVDELVARVRERAGDVQALDIRSNRALRETSLEVFDRTFTITHVLRLLAVGVAFIGVLSALMALQLERARELAVLRATGLTPRQLWGLVSLQTGLLGLLAGLFSLPLGVALAYVLVHVINQRSFGWTLQLLVSGDVLTQALVLALSAAALAGLYPSWKMSRANPAMALREE